Proteins from one Syngnathus scovelli strain Florida chromosome 9, RoL_Ssco_1.2, whole genome shotgun sequence genomic window:
- the rspo1 gene encoding R-spondin-1, with the protein MQLGLLALTMVFLSSIGDSDVTKPFKARRQRRASGEVLPSCPKGCERCSEYNGCLKCKAKLFIYFVRSNISQVGVCLASCPTGYFGMRIQGGNNRCSQCEPDCDMCFERKFCIKCKEGLYVNSGKCSVGCPSGLHPANDTMECVECELSEWSQWGSCVKRNKTCGFRKGTQSRVRLPLQHPRTRGTPSAAGPSQTCPPQSDRRKCVVPKTPCPRENRTKGGRPVNGPGGGGGGGGRRRKGQSRTTVVPSEATSSVT; encoded by the exons ATGCAGCTGGGACTGCTGGCGCTGACGATGGTCTTCCTCAGTTCCATAGGTGACAGTGATGTCACCAAACCTTTCAAGGCCAGAAGGCAGAGACGGG cGAGCGGCGAGGTTCTGCCATCTTGCCCGAAAGGCTGCGAGCGCTGCTCCGAGTACAACGGCTGCCTGAAATGCAAAGCCAAGCTCTTCATCTACTTTGTGCGCAGCAACATCAGCCAAGTGGGCGTGTGCCTGGCCTCCTGCCCCACCGGATACTTTGGCATGAGGATCCAGGGAGGCAACAACAGATGTTCCC AATGCGAACCCGACTGCGACATGTGTTTCGAACGCAAGTTTTGCATTAAATGCAAGGAGGGTTTGTATGTGAACAGCGGCAAATGTTCCGTCGGCTGCCCTTCGGGCCTGCACCCGGCCAACGACACCATGGAGTGTGTGG AGTGCGAGCTGTCCGAGTGGAGCCAATGGGGTTCGTGCGTCAAGAGAAACAAAACGTGCGGATTCAGAAAAGGGACTCAGTCCCGGGTCCGACTCCCGCTGCAGCACCCCCGCACGCGAGGCACCCCCTCGGCCGCCGGGCCCTCCCAGACGTGCCCTCCGCAGAGCGACAGGAGGAAATGCGTCGTGCCCAAGACACCTTGCCCGAGAG AGAACAGGACCAAGGGGGGCCGGCCGGTGAACGGACCCggtggaggcggcggcggcggcgggaggaGGCGGAAAGGCCAAAGCAGGACCACCGTCGTTCCCAGCGAGGCGACCAGCTCCGTAACTTAA